A single genomic interval of Mucilaginibacter boryungensis harbors:
- a CDS encoding YihY/virulence factor BrkB family protein, with the protein MEWFHRFLCRFKFYQYFLDWTKVIYLPGFRPLPLYTVASFFFKEIKQDSLVNRASSLAYSFLLAIFPVFIFLFTLIPYIPIHSFRPSLLEFIAMILPHNAYLAFQTTILDIVNHQNLSLLSFGFLSAMIFATNGVAKLMKAFNKSSMMEEKRTWLKRRWIALVLTLMIALSLFVAIMILIIGQAVVNLLQINSSSVVLRYVVMLARWIIVTGLFFVTIAILYRYGPANKRKWKFLSPGSILATALAVLTSMGFSFYINNFSSYNKVYGSIGTLIVVMIYLYLNSLIILIGFELNASIDLSKRTIKISKPRFNTFRTPKSLE; encoded by the coding sequence ATGGAATGGTTTCACCGCTTTTTATGCCGATTTAAGTTTTATCAATACTTTTTAGATTGGACGAAGGTGATTTACTTGCCCGGGTTCCGTCCGCTACCGTTGTATACTGTTGCCTCGTTCTTTTTTAAAGAGATCAAGCAGGATTCGCTGGTTAACCGGGCCTCGTCATTAGCTTATAGTTTTTTACTGGCGATCTTCCCGGTATTTATCTTTCTTTTTACGCTGATCCCTTACATACCGATACATAGCTTTAGGCCAAGCCTTTTGGAATTTATAGCTATGATATTGCCCCATAATGCTTACCTGGCTTTCCAAACCACTATTTTGGATATTGTTAATCATCAAAACTTAAGTTTGTTATCCTTTGGTTTTTTATCAGCAATGATATTTGCTACAAACGGCGTAGCTAAATTAATGAAGGCCTTCAACAAATCATCCATGATGGAAGAAAAGCGCACCTGGCTTAAACGCCGCTGGATAGCGCTGGTGTTAACCTTGATGATAGCCCTGTCGTTATTTGTAGCTATTATGATATTAATTATCGGGCAAGCGGTTGTTAATCTGTTGCAAATTAATAGCAGCAGTGTTGTTTTAAGGTATGTAGTAATGTTGGCCCGCTGGATAATTGTTACCGGGTTATTTTTTGTAACCATTGCCATATTATACCGCTATGGCCCGGCCAATAAACGAAAGTGGAAATTCCTTAGTCCTGGTTCTATTTTAGCTACTGCATTGGCAGTACTTACCTCCATGGGATTCTCGTTTTATATCAACAATTTCTCATCCTACAATAAAGTATACGGATCGATAGGCACCCTTATCGTAGTAATGATCTATCTGTATTTAAATTCGCTCATTATTCTCATTGGGTTTGAATTAAACGCAAGTATCGACCTATCCAAGCGTACTATTAAGATATCAAAACCGCGCTTCAACACTTTCCGTACGCCAAAATCGCTGGAATAA
- a CDS encoding acyl-CoA thioesterase produces MFEHTTKVRVRYGETDQMGYMYYGNYAEFFEVGRVEMLRSLGMTYSSMEASGIMMPVLEMKCKYIKPARYDEEIRIRVIMDKMPGVKIHFRYELFNENDELIHQAETLLAFINMKTNRPCLPSQEFLDKMKSFFK; encoded by the coding sequence ATGTTTGAACACACCACCAAAGTACGTGTACGCTACGGCGAAACCGACCAAATGGGTTATATGTACTATGGTAACTATGCCGAATTTTTTGAAGTGGGCCGTGTAGAAATGCTGCGAAGCCTGGGCATGACTTATAGCAGTATGGAAGCATCGGGCATTATGATGCCTGTGCTGGAGATGAAATGCAAATACATTAAACCTGCCCGGTACGATGAGGAAATACGCATACGTGTAATTATGGATAAGATGCCGGGCGTTAAGATCCATTTTCGTTATGAACTTTTTAACGAAAATGATGAACTGATACACCAGGCCGAAACCCTGCTGGCGTTCATTAATATGAAGACTAACCGCCCCTGTTTACCATCGCAGGAGTTTCTTGATAAAATGAAATCCTTTTTTAAGTAA
- a CDS encoding RagB/SusD family nutrient uptake outer membrane protein translates to MKTYIKYIAAVALCLSFTACKKSFLDVTSPSSVDDNFVTTTTTETFKSLSWCYANYRQSCIMGVYRWNDPIGSDAEYYPEDGSTNNLNAIGRSDQLSVDAVAGGFNGLYQTLALADRLATVIAAKPAYQADVAAGKTTDWTQLYGEAVTMRAFCYFQLTLHFGDVPYGYENTGADDYTLTSRFDIYDKLLDALKKVEPLMYNLGQGGITQERMSRTFADALIGQIALFSGGYQTIRTDVTGLYGNVAFTKKGNEANKCVYARRNDYLTYYQTAKTYLQKAIDNKGTSGLITGDTRGGGINNPFQLHFQNFANLTLSSESVFEIVNVSGALAATTSEYPYAFGRPSDGGSALAAPNKVFGALRIIPTVYYGEYLNADKRRDASVAVTASNGDGNEKMISFVPGSKSLGGIATNKWDDNRMNPPYVAAQRNSGINWPILRIADVILMLAEVKAELGENDAVTLVNQIRERAFGNAKYDIGALSGQALKDAVLKERKLELLGEGTRRWDMIRSGTYAERAIAIQQEMAATVADINTLGYHHFANGNDFPAYIYVKKVALTNPLTFDTPAADTTALGPVLNTATYPAWRGQYNYATLPSVASKVVGTTHNIAIQGLFRYINPASPEAAALVAAGYVKTNWGVDLASKFTVYQRNILSGITSAGDPPRIYWPIPSETISKSKGKVTNGYGLAQQ, encoded by the coding sequence ATGAAAACATATATAAAATATATAGCCGCAGTGGCCTTGTGTCTGTCTTTTACAGCGTGTAAAAAGAGCTTTTTAGATGTAACGTCTCCCTCAAGTGTGGATGATAATTTTGTTACCACTACAACAACAGAAACTTTCAAATCACTTTCGTGGTGCTATGCCAACTACAGGCAAAGCTGTATAATGGGCGTTTACCGGTGGAATGACCCTATTGGTTCTGACGCGGAATACTACCCCGAGGATGGATCGACCAACAACCTGAATGCCATTGGCCGTTCAGACCAATTGAGTGTGGATGCGGTTGCCGGTGGATTTAACGGCCTTTACCAAACGCTGGCACTTGCCGATAGGTTAGCCACTGTTATTGCCGCAAAACCAGCCTATCAGGCAGATGTAGCTGCAGGTAAAACAACCGACTGGACACAACTATATGGCGAAGCGGTAACCATGCGGGCATTCTGCTATTTCCAGTTAACACTGCACTTTGGCGATGTGCCTTATGGGTATGAAAACACCGGTGCCGATGATTATACATTAACCTCGCGCTTTGATATTTACGACAAACTGCTTGATGCACTAAAAAAGGTAGAACCGTTGATGTACAATTTAGGCCAGGGCGGTATTACCCAGGAGCGTATGTCGCGTACTTTTGCAGATGCGCTTATAGGTCAGATAGCACTTTTTTCAGGCGGTTATCAAACTATCCGTACCGATGTAACCGGCTTATATGGGAATGTAGCATTTACCAAAAAAGGGAACGAGGCCAATAAATGTGTATATGCCCGTCGTAACGATTATCTTACTTATTATCAAACAGCTAAAACCTATCTGCAAAAAGCCATTGATAATAAGGGTACTTCAGGGTTAATCACCGGCGATACCCGCGGTGGTGGTATTAATAACCCTTTTCAGCTTCATTTTCAGAATTTTGCAAACTTGACCCTTAGCAGCGAATCGGTATTTGAAATAGTGAACGTAAGCGGCGCTTTAGCGGCAACCACCAGCGAATACCCATATGCGTTTGGTCGCCCATCTGATGGTGGTAGCGCCCTTGCTGCCCCTAACAAAGTATTTGGTGCGCTACGTATTATCCCAACTGTTTATTATGGAGAGTATTTAAATGCCGATAAGCGAAGGGATGCCAGCGTAGCTGTTACAGCAAGCAATGGCGATGGTAATGAAAAGATGATCAGCTTTGTTCCGGGCAGTAAAAGCCTTGGTGGCATTGCCACCAATAAATGGGACGATAACCGTATGAACCCGCCTTATGTTGCAGCCCAGAGAAACTCGGGCATTAACTGGCCTATTTTAAGGATAGCAGATGTTATATTAATGTTGGCCGAGGTTAAAGCCGAACTGGGCGAAAACGATGCTGTTACCCTGGTTAACCAAATTAGGGAACGTGCTTTTGGAAACGCGAAATATGACATAGGCGCCCTGAGTGGACAGGCATTGAAAGACGCAGTATTAAAAGAGCGTAAATTAGAGTTACTGGGTGAAGGTACACGCCGTTGGGATATGATCCGTTCGGGTACCTATGCTGAAAGGGCAATTGCAATTCAACAGGAAATGGCGGCTACAGTAGCTGATATTAACACCCTTGGATATCATCATTTTGCCAATGGCAACGATTTTCCTGCCTATATTTATGTAAAAAAGGTAGCTTTAACCAATCCGTTAACTTTTGACACCCCTGCAGCGGATACTACTGCCCTGGGGCCGGTTTTAAACACAGCCACCTACCCGGCATGGAGAGGGCAATACAACTACGCTACGCTTCCAAGTGTAGCCAGTAAGGTAGTAGGCACCACACACAACATAGCCATACAAGGTTTATTCCGTTATATTAACCCGGCCAGTCCGGAAGCTGCCGCCCTGGTAGCAGCAGGATATGTTAAAACTAATTGGGGAGTGGACCTTGCCAGTAAATTTACCGTTTACCAAAGAAACATTCTTTCGGGTATAACATCAGCCGGCGACCCGCCACGCATTTACTGGCCTATCCCTTCTGAAACCATTAGTAAATCAAAAGGAAAAGTTACAAACGGCTATGGATTAGCCCAGCAGTAA
- a CDS encoding SusC/RagA family TonB-linked outer membrane protein, translated as MNFFTQSLLNVKHWRQKNYLLNRGFYLGLVFVFLIAVQAFAQTITVSGTVRDDKRQTLPGVSVSVKGTTTGAVTDVNGHYSLRVNNSQSALVFSFVGYASNEVAINGRTNIDATLKDAAQNLNEVVVIGYGTVKRRDLTGAVASVSGKDIAAVPVANVAQAMQGKLPGVNITSQDGRPGGAINIRVRGGTSISQSNQALILIDGIPGNLNDIPADQVESVDVLKDASSSAIYGSRGANGVVLVTTKSGKAGKNTVSYNGYTKINTPTKYLQALAPYDYLRYVWANAAANGTAYQTPFEQLYGLGANAGSNTGGIESYRNLSTDDSQKQAYKQSTSWNHALTVAGGTDKTKVLFSATYSDDEGMKVKSYQKRATAAIKINQKLYDNVSFDLNIRYANTPTLGDESTGSGGGSILSSAYQFRPIATNHILGNLGAITASNNISLFGKNVLSDNYSPVARASDYDPLSLSQNLVGLASLNWEIIKGLTYHTDFSGNGAWSQRKYWSGAVYNSYLDDATGNKSFAGNADYRKNDSWGMRWANTLSYQYDINSDNKLNVLAGTEFFNSGGTGISIQSAKFPSNFTEETAFAQISNGILTTSSSVNTPDRLNSYFGRLIYSFKDKYLLTGTFRADGSSRFTAANRWGYFPGGAFAWRISQEDFMKHATWVNDLKLRVSYGAVGNNNIPSGVTLQSWGTVTDARSQFDSNHALLPTYQLSTPSVLSNPNLKWETTITRNIGTDFTLFGEKLSGTVDVYYNTTKDLLLQTQITGITGFTSTFANIGQLSNRGVELSLLGTAYKNKDWKVTVGGNINFNKNNIDKLADNVTGLYGSGWNGSATYPASDYQLVVGRPVGQVRGLVYDGFYTPNDFTYNNGLYTLKPGIADLSTTVAGVVHGLVTGTDRPANQNAYPGLAKYKDINSDGKIDDNDLGIIGNTAPKFTGGFNINVTYKRIDLGLNFNYSYGNDVYNANKLLSLFGPKEAGVYQNKLDIMNNAYKIYNVVNGQLVRLRTPDEFNAANANATLPLSYSETGVTSTLGIEKGSFLRLNTLTLGYTVPKAVLSKVHVNNLRIYGSVYNLLTITGYKGLDPEVGVNDNANNSIYPTTGFDYGAYPRARSFVMGVNLNF; from the coding sequence ATGAATTTTTTTACTCAATCATTACTAAATGTCAAACACTGGCGACAAAAAAATTATCTCCTTAACCGGGGCTTTTACCTGGGCTTGGTTTTTGTTTTTTTAATAGCCGTACAGGCTTTTGCACAAACCATTACAGTGAGCGGTACCGTGCGCGACGACAAAAGACAAACCTTACCTGGTGTTAGTGTCAGTGTTAAAGGCACGACTACCGGTGCGGTTACCGATGTTAACGGCCATTATTCCCTGCGGGTGAATAATTCGCAAAGTGCACTGGTGTTTTCCTTTGTGGGCTATGCCAGTAACGAGGTGGCCATTAATGGGCGTACTAATATTGATGCTACGCTTAAAGACGCGGCCCAAAACCTGAATGAGGTAGTGGTTATTGGTTATGGTACTGTTAAGCGCCGCGATTTAACAGGCGCTGTAGCCTCGGTAAGCGGCAAAGATATTGCGGCCGTGCCGGTGGCCAACGTAGCACAGGCCATGCAGGGAAAACTACCCGGCGTAAACATTACATCACAGGACGGTCGCCCAGGCGGTGCAATCAATATCCGGGTACGCGGCGGTACTTCCATATCTCAAAGTAACCAGGCGCTGATACTTATTGATGGTATCCCCGGCAATTTAAATGATATCCCGGCAGACCAGGTAGAAAGTGTTGACGTACTGAAAGATGCCTCGTCGTCGGCTATTTATGGTTCACGTGGCGCTAACGGTGTTGTGCTTGTTACTACAAAATCGGGCAAAGCTGGTAAAAATACCGTTAGTTATAACGGCTATACTAAAATTAACACGCCAACCAAATATTTACAAGCCTTAGCGCCCTACGATTATTTGAGATATGTGTGGGCCAATGCCGCTGCTAACGGCACTGCTTACCAAACCCCATTTGAACAGTTGTATGGCCTGGGTGCAAATGCAGGCAGCAATACAGGTGGTATAGAAAGCTACAGGAATTTATCAACTGATGACAGCCAAAAGCAAGCTTATAAACAATCAACTTCATGGAACCATGCACTTACCGTAGCGGGGGGGACAGACAAAACCAAAGTGCTGTTTTCTGCTACTTATAGCGACGATGAGGGGATGAAAGTAAAATCATATCAAAAACGCGCAACTGCAGCGATAAAGATAAATCAAAAGTTGTATGATAACGTTTCGTTCGATCTGAATATACGTTATGCTAACACGCCGACACTTGGGGACGAATCAACCGGCAGCGGAGGCGGATCAATACTTTCTTCTGCATACCAATTCAGGCCTATTGCAACTAATCATATTTTAGGCAACCTGGGTGCAATAACGGCCAGTAATAATATCTCGCTATTCGGCAAAAACGTTTTGTCGGATAATTACAGCCCTGTTGCGCGCGCCAGTGATTATGATCCACTTTCACTTTCGCAAAATTTGGTAGGATTAGCATCCTTGAATTGGGAAATTATAAAAGGCTTAACCTATCATACCGATTTTAGCGGTAATGGCGCATGGTCACAACGTAAATATTGGTCGGGTGCTGTTTATAACAGCTACCTTGATGATGCCACAGGAAATAAATCGTTTGCAGGTAATGCCGATTACCGCAAAAATGATAGCTGGGGAATGCGTTGGGCAAACACTTTAAGTTATCAATACGACATTAATAGCGATAATAAACTGAACGTTTTGGCAGGTACCGAATTTTTTAACTCGGGTGGTACCGGTATATCGATACAGTCGGCTAAATTTCCTTCCAACTTTACCGAGGAAACCGCATTCGCCCAAATTTCAAATGGTATACTTACCACTTCTTCAAGCGTAAATACGCCGGATCGCCTTAATTCATATTTCGGTCGTTTAATATATAGCTTTAAGGATAAATACTTATTAACCGGAACATTCCGTGCAGATGGTTCTTCCAGGTTTACCGCGGCTAACCGCTGGGGCTACTTCCCGGGTGGCGCATTTGCTTGGCGCATATCGCAGGAGGATTTCATGAAACATGCAACATGGGTTAACGACTTGAAACTTCGTGTATCCTACGGTGCTGTGGGTAACAATAATATTCCATCAGGAGTAACACTGCAATCATGGGGAACGGTAACAGATGCACGTAGCCAGTTTGACAGCAATCACGCATTATTGCCTACCTATCAGTTAAGCACTCCTTCTGTCCTGTCTAACCCTAATTTAAAATGGGAAACTACGATTACGCGTAATATTGGTACAGACTTTACTTTATTTGGCGAAAAATTATCGGGCACTGTTGATGTATATTATAATACTACTAAAGATTTGCTGCTGCAAACCCAAATTACAGGTATCACAGGCTTCACTTCTACTTTTGCCAATATTGGGCAGTTAAGCAATAGGGGTGTAGAATTATCGCTTTTAGGAACAGCTTATAAAAATAAAGACTGGAAGGTTACTGTGGGTGGCAACATTAACTTTAACAAAAACAACATCGATAAATTGGCTGATAATGTAACCGGGCTTTATGGGTCGGGCTGGAATGGCAGTGCAACCTATCCGGCATCAGATTATCAATTAGTAGTTGGGCGCCCCGTTGGCCAGGTACGTGGCTTGGTTTATGATGGTTTTTATACCCCTAATGATTTTACTTACAATAATGGGTTGTACACCTTGAAGCCCGGCATTGCCGACCTTAGCACAACAGTTGCCGGTGTAGTGCATGGCCTGGTAACGGGTACCGACAGGCCTGCAAACCAAAATGCTTATCCAGGATTGGCCAAGTATAAAGACATAAACAGTGATGGGAAAATTGACGATAATGACCTTGGTATTATAGGCAATACTGCCCCTAAGTTTACCGGTGGCTTTAATATCAACGTTACTTATAAACGTATCGACTTGGGACTAAACTTCAACTACAGCTACGGGAACGATGTTTATAATGCTAATAAGTTGTTGTCATTATTCGGCCCTAAGGAAGCAGGGGTTTATCAAAACAAGTTGGATATTATGAACAACGCTTACAAAATTTACAATGTTGTTAACGGTCAGTTGGTTAGGTTAAGGACACCTGATGAGTTTAATGCTGCAAATGCGAACGCTACCTTACCTTTGTCTTACAGCGAAACCGGGGTTACTTCAACACTGGGTATCGAGAAAGGTTCCTTCCTGCGCCTGAATACGCTTACCTTGGGCTACACAGTACCTAAAGCTGTATTATCAAAAGTTCATGTAAACAACCTTCGTATATATGGTAGCGTATATAATTTACTAACCATTACAGGTTACAAAGGGCTAGACCCGGAAGTTGGCGTTAATGATAATGCAAATAATTCAATTTACCCTACAACTGGGTTTGACTATGGTGCGTATCCGCGTGCCCGGTCGTTTGTGATGGGCGTAAATCTTAATTTTTAA
- a CDS encoding family 43 glycosylhydrolase, with protein MSCFAQEANKLASIYSDPAAPVGNPSLKVPTVVKPLFNTWLRDTYVTLGPDGNYYMTGTTAAAGRKFENGKMHCWDYNDGIYLWRSKDLLSWQSMGLIWSFDKHAADWQKRGKPIKPGSKSVNGDVLDSMYRALWAPEIHYLKSKKKWVIVACINGGIGSFMLISASGKPEGPYQNIEGNKAHAIFPNIDLSIFEDTDGKVYLLGHDHFIAKMKDDLSDVAEPFKKLKETPYQPEPYIEGIYLTKHHHKYQLLQTVWSVPKADGTYTYLRDEKKDKVLYSYDVVVAEADHIYGPYGPRYPAILEGGHNNTFLDKQGNWWSTTFFNPRGIMGTHYPLTCRPGIVPLKWVNGRLMPDQKKAELFYKSLKTN; from the coding sequence ATGTCCTGTTTTGCGCAGGAAGCAAATAAATTAGCTTCAATCTATAGCGATCCGGCAGCTCCGGTAGGTAATCCCTCTCTTAAGGTACCTACAGTAGTTAAACCCCTATTTAATACATGGTTGCGGGATACCTATGTAACCCTTGGGCCTGATGGTAATTATTATATGACCGGTACCACCGCTGCTGCAGGTCGCAAATTTGAAAACGGGAAGATGCACTGTTGGGACTATAACGATGGTATTTATCTATGGAGATCAAAAGATTTGCTATCGTGGCAATCAATGGGCCTTATCTGGTCGTTTGATAAACACGCCGCCGACTGGCAAAAAAGAGGAAAGCCAATAAAGCCGGGAAGTAAATCGGTTAACGGTGACGTGCTCGACTCGATGTACCGGGCCTTGTGGGCGCCTGAAATTCACTATTTAAAAAGTAAAAAAAAGTGGGTGATTGTTGCCTGTATTAACGGCGGAATAGGGTCGTTCATGTTAATCAGCGCCAGCGGAAAACCCGAGGGGCCGTATCAAAACATAGAGGGAAATAAAGCGCATGCTATTTTTCCTAATATCGATTTAAGTATTTTTGAAGACACGGACGGTAAAGTATACTTGCTGGGACACGATCACTTCATTGCTAAAATGAAAGATGATTTAAGCGACGTGGCCGAACCTTTTAAAAAATTAAAAGAAACGCCCTATCAACCCGAACCGTATATTGAGGGTATATATTTAACCAAACACCACCATAAATACCAATTGCTGCAAACCGTTTGGTCTGTGCCTAAAGCCGATGGCACCTACACCTATCTGCGCGATGAAAAGAAAGACAAAGTACTATACAGTTACGATGTGGTAGTAGCCGAAGCCGATCATATTTATGGGCCCTACGGCCCACGCTATCCGGCCATATTGGAAGGTGGGCATAATAATACTTTCCTCGATAAGCAGGGCAACTGGTGGTCTACCACCTTCTTTAATCCACGTGGAATAATGGGCACTCACTATCCCTTAACCTGCAGGCCTGGTATAGTACCACTAAAATGGGTGAACGGTCGCCTGATGCCTGATCAAAAGAAAGCGGAATTGTTTTATAAAAGTTTAAAAACCAACTGA
- the mltG gene encoding endolytic transglycosylase MltG codes for MTTEKQSSSGTFKKFIIALVVIIVIALAATGIFYYLRLFGPNVTDKQQYLYIHTGATYNDVYDTIKTQGIVKDTTTFNWAAHNMKYVMRIKPGKYRLHEGMSNRKLIRMLQLGDQEPVTVNFHNIRLKEQFAGFMGRKLESDSLSIIRLLDSADYVKQYGFTTDNVYVIVMPDSYQMFWNTSPEKLFERLLKHYNNFWTVARKQQAEAIGLTPIKVSILASIVDAEALHDEEMPKIAGLYINRLHKNMALQADPTIIFAVHDFNIHRVLNKTIAEAASSPYSTYSHTGLPPGPIMMPSVNALKAVLNYDHNNYLYMCAKEDFSGNHNFAATEAEHKINARRWQQALNERNIKK; via the coding sequence ATGACCACTGAAAAGCAATCATCATCCGGAACGTTTAAAAAATTCATTATTGCGCTGGTAGTTATTATTGTAATTGCCCTGGCCGCTACCGGCATATTCTATTATTTACGATTATTTGGGCCTAATGTAACCGACAAACAGCAATACTTATACATACACACCGGCGCCACTTATAATGATGTTTACGATACCATTAAAACGCAGGGCATTGTAAAAGATACCACCACTTTTAACTGGGCTGCACACAACATGAAGTATGTTATGCGCATTAAACCGGGTAAATACCGCCTGCACGAGGGTATGAGCAACCGTAAGCTGATACGTATGCTTCAATTAGGCGACCAGGAACCTGTGACTGTAAATTTCCATAACATCCGTTTGAAAGAGCAATTCGCCGGTTTTATGGGCCGTAAACTGGAGTCGGACTCATTAAGTATCATCCGGTTATTAGACTCGGCCGATTATGTTAAACAATATGGCTTCACTACGGATAACGTGTACGTAATAGTGATGCCCGACAGTTACCAGATGTTCTGGAATACGTCGCCCGAAAAGCTATTTGAAAGGCTGCTTAAACATTATAATAACTTTTGGACAGTAGCGCGTAAACAACAAGCTGAGGCCATAGGCCTTACGCCTATTAAAGTTTCTATCTTAGCATCAATAGTAGACGCCGAAGCTTTGCATGATGAGGAAATGCCCAAAATTGCAGGTCTGTATATTAACCGTCTGCACAAAAACATGGCCCTTCAAGCCGACCCAACGATCATTTTTGCAGTTCACGATTTTAATATTCACCGTGTGCTGAATAAGACAATCGCTGAGGCCGCCTCGTCGCCATATAGTACCTACAGCCACACCGGGCTGCCCCCGGGCCCTATCATGATGCCTTCTGTGAACGCGTTAAAGGCTGTTCTTAATTACGACCATAATAACTACCTGTACATGTGCGCTAAGGAGGATTTCTCGGGTAACCACAATTTTGCAGCTACCGAAGCTGAACATAAAATAAATGCGAGACGCTGGCAACAGGCATTAAACGAAAGAAACATCAAAAAATAA
- a CDS encoding sulfatase family protein: protein MKFKNNIVFAVCCLALPVFTVAQKATTRKPNIVFIYVDDLGYGDVGCYGAQQVKTPNVDRLAAGGVKFTDAHCSASTCTPSRFAILTGSYAFRNNAAILPGDAPLIVNPEQQTLPGLLKQAGYTTAVIGKWHLGLGTGHPNWNDSINPGPREVGFDYSFIIPATPDRVPTVFVEDHHVARLDRHDPIEVNYDRRIGNDPTGLDDDGQQLKMKADSQHSGTIVNGVSRIGYMKGGRNAYWKDEDFANVLTNKALHFIAANKRKPFFLYFATPNIHVPRMPNTRFVGATKMGARGDAIAEMDWITGQVLQQLKKLHLINNTLIIFSSDNGPVLDDGYADKAEALISGHLPAGPYKGGKYSAYEGGTRIPFITYWPGTIKPGVNKAMISQVDLFSSLAALTGAKIAVGAAPDSYNFLPSILGKSQQGRKTMIEEAFTMCYRQGDWKYIAPATKIPPAWLANKRGPTGLQSTPQLYNLKTDPGEQHNLAQIFLQKTKELAVALTRTVNKSY, encoded by the coding sequence ATGAAGTTTAAAAATAATATTGTATTTGCTGTTTGTTGCCTGGCATTGCCGGTATTCACTGTTGCGCAAAAAGCAACGACGCGTAAACCCAATATTGTATTTATTTATGTGGACGATTTGGGCTATGGCGATGTGGGTTGTTACGGAGCACAGCAAGTTAAAACGCCCAATGTAGACCGTTTGGCTGCAGGAGGGGTTAAATTTACAGATGCACATTGTTCGGCCTCTACTTGTACACCGTCGCGGTTTGCAATACTTACCGGCAGTTATGCCTTTCGTAACAATGCAGCTATTTTACCGGGCGATGCGCCATTAATCGTCAACCCTGAACAACAAACCCTGCCCGGTTTATTGAAACAGGCAGGATACACTACAGCGGTTATAGGCAAATGGCATCTGGGCCTGGGTACTGGTCACCCGAATTGGAATGACAGCATTAACCCAGGGCCACGGGAGGTTGGTTTCGACTATAGCTTTATCATCCCGGCAACACCCGATAGGGTGCCAACTGTTTTTGTAGAAGATCATCATGTTGCAAGACTGGACAGACACGATCCTATTGAAGTAAACTATGACCGCAGAATCGGCAACGATCCTACAGGTCTTGATGACGATGGGCAACAGCTTAAAATGAAAGCCGACTCGCAGCACAGCGGTACTATTGTTAACGGAGTAAGCCGCATAGGTTACATGAAGGGTGGGCGCAACGCCTATTGGAAAGATGAGGATTTTGCTAATGTATTGACAAATAAGGCGCTGCATTTTATTGCAGCTAATAAACGCAAACCATTCTTTCTTTACTTTGCCACGCCAAATATCCATGTGCCGCGTATGCCCAATACCCGTTTTGTTGGTGCAACAAAAATGGGCGCCCGGGGTGATGCTATTGCCGAAATGGACTGGATAACCGGCCAGGTACTGCAACAATTGAAAAAGCTGCACTTGATAAATAATACATTAATTATTTTCTCAAGCGATAATGGCCCTGTTTTAGATGATGGTTATGCTGATAAAGCAGAGGCTTTAATTTCAGGGCATTTGCCAGCCGGCCCTTACAAGGGCGGTAAATATAGCGCATACGAAGGTGGTACCCGGATACCATTTATAACCTATTGGCCGGGCACCATAAAACCGGGCGTTAACAAAGCAATGATCAGTCAGGTAGATCTGTTTAGCTCGCTGGCTGCTTTAACCGGTGCTAAAATAGCTGTAGGTGCCGCGCCTGACAGTTATAACTTTTTGCCGTCAATATTGGGCAAATCACAACAAGGGCGTAAAACCATGATAGAAGAAGCTTTTACTATGTGCTATCGCCAGGGCGATTGGAAGTATATAGCCCCGGCTACCAAAATACCGCCCGCATGGCTGGCCAATAAGCGGGGGCCAACCGGCTTGCAAAGCACCCCGCAGCTATATAATTTAAAAACCGACCCCGGTGAACAACATAACCTGGCCCAAATCTTTCTGCAAAAAACAAAGGAATTGGCCGTGGCGTTAACACGCACTGTAAATAAATCCTATTAA